The window CGCACGAGTGCGGTCATACCTGCCCACGGCGATCATCTCGTCGCCCACCAGCATGATCAGCGCTACCCGGGTGTCGTGATCGACCCGGGTGAAGTGATCGACATCCCGCTCGCTCAACCTGGGATACGGCGCGAAGAAACGGTAGTACTTCGACTCGTCGCTGACCCGGGCGTAGAACTCGACCAATCGCTCGGCGTCGTCGGACCGGATGGGCCGCACATGTGCGGTGGCTCCGTCGGACAGCACCACGTCGGCTTCCCAGTGATCTGGGTATGACAGGTCAGACTCCACAGTCCGAGGCTAGAGCATCGTCGCCCGATACTGGTGCATGAGGCAATGTTCAGGGTGACGCGAAGTCAGGAGGACATCAGGCATGGCGCCGACTCGTGAAGACCGCATCTTTTGGATCGGCGGAACGGTTGTCATGGGGCTCGTGTTCGGGATTCTCGGCAGCGTCTTGGCGAACCCGGGTGCTGGTCTCGCGGGCGGCCTGGCCGCCGCATTGGTCTGGTTCGTGCTGGGCGCCGTCCGCCGACACGACAGGCAGAAATGATGCCGGATCTTCAGTGATCCCGGCCTTCGGCTTCGCGGCAATAGTGCGGCACGGGGTGTGGAGGGCCACCGAGGCTGCCCCCAGGCCGGAATCGCCCCTCAATACCGCGATCGGGCACCACTTGGGAAGATCAACTAGGCAACGATTCGGTGACGACACTTGGTACAGATCGCGACATATTCCGCCGACATTTGATAAATCTCGCAAAACCTTGACAGGCAACCGTATTCCAGAAAGAGTCCAACTGCACGGTTCGCCCCCGCACCGGGGGTCAGGGGGTCGCGTTTTCTTTCCAGGGACGCTCACCGATCGTGAGCACCGGGCCAGGGGGCGGGGCTCGCTCGGGTCGATCGCGTCATGTCCCGTCGCCAGCCGGCATCCGTAACCCGGATGGGTGGCTTCGAGGCATACCGAGGACTGGACCTGCGACAACCAAGCGAACCAAGGGGAAAACATCCATGCGCTTGAAAAGACTAGCTCTCCTGACCGCGGGCACCGCACTCGTCGCGGTAGGCCTCGCCGTACCGTCCCAGGCCAACCTCACCACGTTCTGTGACGGCGTCGCGTCCGACGTCACGATCCCTGGTGATCTGGTCGTCCGGGCGGACGCTTCCTGTGAGCTCACCAACGTGACCATCAACGGCAACGCCACGGTCCGGGCCGAGGGCAGCCTGCTGCTCACGGATTCGACCGTGGAAGGCAACCTCCGCGTCAACGCCGACGCCTTCGCCAGCCTCGTCGAGTCCCACGTCAAGGGCAACACCCGGCTCGTCGAAGCTTTCGGCGTCTACTCCGAGGACAGCGCCCACGACCTCAACGTGGTCGCGACTGATTCCGAGTTCTACTACTCGCTCGGTTCCACCCACGGCCGCAACATCAACTCGACAAATGCCGAAACGTTCGTCGAGTCCGGCTGGGTGAGCAGAAACGTCGACTCCGACGGTGGCTACCTGACCGACTTGTACGACTCCGTGGTCGAGGGCAATGTGTCCGTGGCCGGCACCGACTTCGGCAGCGTCGTCTGTCTCTCCGAAATCGACGGCGACGCCACCTTCACCGGCAATGGCGGTCTGGTGCAGTTGGGCGCGCAAGCTCCGGTCCAGGACTGCGGGTCCAACGTCTTCGGCGGCAACGTCACGTTGACCGGCAATAACGCCGACGGATTCGTCAGCAACAACGTGATCCGTGGCGACCTCGTGTGCAGCGACAACAGTCCTGCGCCTGTGGTCAGCGACAACCGGATCCGGGGCGAGGAGCAGTGCGACTCCGCATCCGCGGCGGCCTTCAGCACTCGCAGCAGCGTGCAATCCGCAGAGACGGCACAGAACCGCAAGGATGAAGTGCGCGGCGCCATCGAAGAGCGGGTAGCCGAGAGCGAAGAAGCGGCCGAAGAAGCCGGCCCGGCCTTCGACTGACAGATCCACGGCTGTTGGTCCTGGACCGTCCGCGCGGCTAGCGGACGGTCCAGGGCACGGCTTTCTCACCTGCCTGTGGCTGCACAGGCCAGAGGACGTTGCGTCGGCGGCTGTCTCCATCGCCCCCAAGGCAACGCCCGGCCCTCCTCGGTGAGGGCACGGGTTCGTTTGTCCCCGGCGGCAGTTGCCGGCGCAACCTCTCAGCCCGTCTCAAGGCCCTCTTGGCGAGGGATCTGGATGTTCCGCGCCAGGTCGAGTTGGAGCGTCGGTGCCAGTCTTCGGTGTGACAAGCGAAGAGTTGGGTAACCGCCAGCATCAGCGCATGATCACCTGGCGGCGAGAGGAACTCCGATGGCCTGGACTCTGCCCGAGATGTTCAAGACCGAGGGCGGAACCGTCCGGTGGGCGCGGCTTGGCGACGGGCCGGAACCCATCGTGTTGGTGCACGGCACGCCCTACTCATCTTTTGTCTGGCGCGACATCGCACCAGCACTCGCACTCAAACGCGCCGTCTTCGTCTTCGATCTGCTCGGCTATGGGCAATCCGACCAGAGCGCGGACCAGGATCTGACCCTGGCCGCCCAGGCACGCCGATTCGTGGATCTTCTCGCGCACTGGGAGCTACATCGTCCCAGCGTGGTCGCCAACGACATTGGTGGCGCCATCGTGCTGCGCGCCCTCCTCCTCGACGGAGCCACCTACAACGATCTCACCATCTTCGACGCGGTCAGCGGCGGCGACTGGGAACGTGGCCTGTTCAAGCTACTGCGCGCCCATCCCGCGGTGTTCGATCAGCTTCCCGGCTACGCGCACGAGTCCCTCGTCATCAGCCACCTCAACAACGCCACCCACCGCGGTTTCTCGCCCGACGTGATCAGCGCGCACCTCTCTCCTTGGCTCGGACCCACCGGGCAGGCGGCCTTCTACCGCCAATACCGTCAGCTCTCCCAGTCCGACACGGAACCGTACGAGGCTCTACTCGACCAGGTCGCCGTACCGGTCAAGCTGCTCTGGGGACGTGAGGACCGGATCCTCCCGCCGGAGTATGGCACCTGGTTGCATGAACGGATCCCCCACGCCGAGCTGCACTGGGTAGCCGATGCCGGACACCTGTTGCAGGAAGACGCGCCGGCGCAGCTGCTCTCCCATCTGCTCGCAGGCTTCGCCGGCGACGGTGAGACGGGTCCGTCGCGTGTGCCGCCGACCACCACCTAGGCTGTGACGTCCCGTGTCGTGAGACGAGCCCAGGCCAGCGACAGAAAAATCACGATGTACGCGGCCTGAGTGAGCAGACCACGGTTGACGGTCTCCAGCATCATCGGCTCCCGTAGGAAGTCCGCGTACGCCCGCCAGGTGTCGGTGAGCAGCCATGGGTGCAAGCCGGACAGCTGTGGGATGGCCCCCAGAATTTGCGAGATGACCGGAACGGCGGCCGTTGAAGCCATCGCCGTCGTGGGCACTTCAGTCAGAGTCGAGATGAACACACCTATCGCCGCCAGCCCCGCCAGCATCAGCGCGGCATAGCCGGCCATGATTATTCCGCGCCAGCCGGTCTCCAGCAGCCCGATCGTCTGGCCCGAAAGCAGCGTCACGTCACCCACGGGAAAGAGCAGCGCGCCGGTCACCATCCCGGATGTCACCACCACTACGGCGGCGACGACGCCGAACACCACGCTGGACGTGTATTTCACCGCCAGCACCCGCCCGCGCGCCACCGGTACCGTCAGCAGATACCGCAGAGTTCCGCTGGCTGACTCACCGGCGATCGAGTCGCCGGACACGACGGCCATCGTCAGCGGCATGAAGAACGGGGTCAGCAGAATCAATGCGGAGAAACCCAGAAACAAGCCGTTGCTCGAGACCTCGGCCAGCAGACCACGCGCCGGCCCACCCGGGGACGACGATAACCGCAATGCGACCCCCACGATCACCGGTGCCGCCGCCAGCACGGCAAGCATGATGACGTTTCGCCGGCGGCGTAGGACCATACCGAGCTCGGACGCAGCGAGGCTAGTGCTCAACATCGAAACCCTCCCCGGTCAGGGAGACGAAGAACTCCTCCAGGCCGGCTCGTTCAACGACGGCCTGCCGTACCGGAATACCGGCTTTGACCAGGTGTTCGACGACCTCCTCCGAGGCCGTACCCGACAGCTCGGCGCGGATACCGTCCGGACGAGCGACGATGTTCGCCAGATTCAGCCGTTGCAGCACGGCCATGGTGCCTTCCTGTGCCGGGGTGTCGATCCGGATCCGCACTGACATGGCGGCCCGCAGCGAACCGATGTCGTCCTGCGCCACGAGCCGGCCGTTCCGCATGACGCCCAGGTGACAGCACATCTGGTCGATCTCGCCGAGCAGATGGGAGGAGACGAAAACCGTGGTGCCCGCCGCCGCTACCTCGGACACGATCCGCCGCACCTCACGGGTTCCCTGCGGATCCAAGCCGTTGGTGGGCTCGTCGAGCACCAGCAGTTCACGCGGCTTGAGCAGGGCAGCCGCCAGCCCGAGGCGCTGGCGCATGCCCTGCGAGTAGACCCGATAGGCCTTGCCGGCAGCCGCACCGAGGCCGACCGACTCCAGGGCGGAATCGATGCGGGTGCGCCGATCGGTCCTGCGCGTGGTGCGGTCGGCCACGTCGAGGCGGATGAGGTTGTCCCGCCCCGAGAGGTAGGGGTGAAACGCCGGGCCGTCGATCAGTGCGCCCACCCGTGGCAACACGTCTGCGCCGGACAGCGGCATCTCCGAGCCGAGCATCGTCACCGAGCCCTCGGTGGGTGCGATGAGCCCCAGGAGCATCCGGATGGTGGTGGTCTTGCCGGAGCCGTTCGGTCCGAGGAAACCGTAGACCGAGCCCTCCGGGACCGCCAGGTCGACCGAGTCGACGGCCGTGTGCCGGCCAAACCTCTTGGTCAGGCCCTCGGTGGCTATCGCCGCGGTCACATCGCCTTTTCTTCGAGTACGTCGAGCCCGACGGCGCCCAGCAGCAGGCGGCCGTCGTTCAGCCAGAGTGCCGAGAACAGCCTGCTCTCGAAGCCCAGCCCGGTGCCGTAGGCCCCGGACACCGGCTGCATTTCCGCCATGAACGCCTCGACCAGCCCGGACAGGTCGCCGAACTCGTCCGTGCCGGCCATCAGATCGTCGATGTGCGCGGTGAGCGAGTCCAGGTCGAAGCCGGACACCACCAGCACCGACATCCACTGATCCTCGATCAGTTCAGCGTCGAGTTCTTCCTCGGCCGGTTCGCCCTCCGGATGGGCCGCCAGCCACCCCAGATCGAACTCCTCGACAGTGGCACCAGGCGGCGGAGTGAACTCGAACACCGACTGGTCCGGCTCGTCGAACGAGACCGACGTAAAACCGACCTCGACAGCGGGATCGCCGCCGTCGGCGCTGAAGATCCGGACGCGCAGCGGCACGCCGTATTCGCCGTCGATGGCCACCCGGACCGAGCCGATCA is drawn from Phytoactinopolyspora mesophila and contains these coding sequences:
- a CDS encoding ATP-binding cassette domain-containing protein; amino-acid sequence: MTAAIATEGLTKRFGRHTAVDSVDLAVPEGSVYGFLGPNGSGKTTTIRMLLGLIAPTEGSVTMLGSEMPLSGADVLPRVGALIDGPAFHPYLSGRDNLIRLDVADRTTRRTDRRTRIDSALESVGLGAAAGKAYRVYSQGMRQRLGLAAALLKPRELLVLDEPTNGLDPQGTREVRRIVSEVAAAGTTVFVSSHLLGEIDQMCCHLGVMRNGRLVAQDDIGSLRAAMSVRIRIDTPAQEGTMAVLQRLNLANIVARPDGIRAELSGTASEEVVEHLVKAGIPVRQAVVERAGLEEFFVSLTGEGFDVEH
- a CDS encoding alpha/beta fold hydrolase — protein: MAWTLPEMFKTEGGTVRWARLGDGPEPIVLVHGTPYSSFVWRDIAPALALKRAVFVFDLLGYGQSDQSADQDLTLAAQARRFVDLLAHWELHRPSVVANDIGGAIVLRALLLDGATYNDLTIFDAVSGGDWERGLFKLLRAHPAVFDQLPGYAHESLVISHLNNATHRGFSPDVISAHLSPWLGPTGQAAFYRQYRQLSQSDTEPYEALLDQVAVPVKLLWGREDRILPPEYGTWLHERIPHAELHWVADAGHLLQEDAPAQLLSHLLAGFAGDGETGPSRVPPTTT
- a CDS encoding ABC transporter permease, whose product is MLSTSLAASELGMVLRRRRNVIMLAVLAAAPVIVGVALRLSSSPGGPARGLLAEVSSNGLFLGFSALILLTPFFMPLTMAVVSGDSIAGESASGTLRYLLTVPVARGRVLAVKYTSSVVFGVVAAVVVVTSGMVTGALLFPVGDVTLLSGQTIGLLETGWRGIIMAGYAALMLAGLAAIGVFISTLTEVPTTAMASTAAVPVISQILGAIPQLSGLHPWLLTDTWRAYADFLREPMMLETVNRGLLTQAAYIVIFLSLAWARLTTRDVTA